One Paraburkholderia sp. IMGN_8 DNA window includes the following coding sequences:
- a CDS encoding IS481 family transposase: protein MPWNARDTMSLRQEFVHLASQDTLTITELCQRFNISRQTGYKWLKRGENALSDQSRRPATSPLKTPAAMEQEVVRLRQAHPRWGGRKISRRLQDLGFEAVPQPSTVTDILHRHNLILPTDSAMSEPWKRFEHEQPNVLWQMDFKGHFDTLQKQRCSPLTVLDDHSRFSILLRACGPTDTSTVQAGLREAFGHYGLPLRINTDNGSPWGSPSSPGQLTELAVWLIRLGIRISYSRPYHPQTNGKDERFHRTLKAEVLNGRSFATQEHVQQELDRWRTVYNCERPHEAIGMDTPVSRYKPSPRAYPSILQEPEYGPDDVVLRVRSDGQLRFKGRKLKVSNALYGLPVAARAKVGEDGVFEFWFAHHRILTLDLRSENH, encoded by the coding sequence ATGCCCTGGAACGCAAGAGACACCATGAGCCTCCGACAGGAATTTGTTCATCTGGCCAGTCAGGACACCCTGACGATCACCGAGTTGTGCCAGCGCTTCAACATCAGCCGGCAGACCGGCTACAAATGGCTTAAGCGTGGCGAGAACGCGCTGTCAGATCAATCACGGCGCCCAGCCACCAGCCCCTTGAAGACTCCCGCTGCCATGGAGCAGGAAGTGGTGCGGCTGCGCCAGGCCCATCCGCGCTGGGGCGGGCGCAAGATCAGTCGGCGCCTGCAGGATCTGGGCTTTGAGGCGGTGCCGCAGCCCAGCACCGTGACCGACATCCTGCACCGGCATAACCTGATCCTGCCGACCGATTCAGCAATGAGCGAACCGTGGAAGCGCTTTGAACACGAGCAGCCCAACGTACTCTGGCAGATGGATTTCAAGGGTCACTTCGATACCCTCCAGAAGCAGCGTTGCAGCCCCCTGACGGTGCTGGACGACCACTCGCGTTTCAGCATCCTGCTGCGTGCCTGCGGGCCGACGGACACCTCGACCGTGCAGGCGGGATTACGTGAGGCGTTTGGGCACTACGGCCTGCCGTTGCGCATCAACACCGATAACGGCTCGCCGTGGGGTTCGCCCAGCAGTCCGGGGCAGCTTACCGAGCTGGCCGTCTGGCTGATCCGGCTGGGTATCCGTATCAGCTACAGCCGGCCGTATCACCCGCAGACCAATGGCAAGGATGAGCGGTTTCACCGTACGTTGAAGGCTGAAGTGCTGAACGGACGAAGCTTCGCTACGCAGGAGCACGTGCAACAGGAACTGGACCGCTGGCGCACCGTGTATAACTGCGAACGTCCGCACGAGGCGATTGGCATGGACACGCCGGTCAGCCGTTACAAGCCCAGCCCCCGGGCGTATCCATCGATCCTGCAGGAGCCTGAATACGGCCCGGACGACGTGGTGCTACGAGTCAGGTCAGATGGCCAGCTACGCTTTAAGGGACGGAAACTTAAGGTCTCGAACGCACTTTATGGACTGCCGGTTGCGGCACGCGCAAAGGTGGGCGAAGACGGCGTATTTGAATTCTGGTTTGCACATCACCGCATCCTCACCCTTGACCTGAGGAGCGAGAATCACTGA
- the kynA gene encoding tryptophan 2,3-dioxygenase gives MTDHMQTPGLPEEKPAQGCPFGHGSGAAASAGAASDDGWHDAQLDFSESMSYGDYLSLGTVLDAQHPLSPDHNEMLFIIQHQTSELWMKLALYELRAALKAVHRDELPPAFKMLARVSRIMEQLVQAWSVLATMTPSEYTAMRPYLGSSSGFQSYQYRQIEFLLGNKNEQMLKPHAHRAEIFAEVKASLEAPSFYDEVVRLLARRGFAISPSRLERDWTQPTIHDASVEAAWLEVYRNPSQHWELYEMAEELVDLEDAFRQWRFRHVTTVERIIGFKQGTGGTSGAPYLRKMLDVVLFPELWHVRTML, from the coding sequence ATGACCGATCACATGCAAACGCCGGGACTGCCGGAAGAGAAACCGGCGCAGGGGTGTCCGTTTGGGCATGGTAGCGGCGCGGCTGCTTCTGCTGGTGCCGCTTCAGACGATGGCTGGCACGACGCGCAACTCGATTTCTCGGAATCGATGAGTTACGGCGATTACCTGTCGCTGGGGACGGTGCTGGATGCGCAGCATCCTTTGTCTCCGGATCACAACGAGATGTTGTTCATCATTCAGCATCAGACGAGCGAACTGTGGATGAAGCTCGCGTTGTATGAGTTGCGCGCCGCGCTGAAGGCGGTGCATCGCGATGAGTTGCCGCCGGCGTTCAAGATGCTCGCTCGCGTATCGCGAATCATGGAGCAGCTCGTTCAGGCATGGAGTGTTCTCGCGACGATGACGCCGTCCGAGTACACGGCGATGCGGCCTTATTTGGGTAGTTCTTCCGGGTTTCAGTCTTATCAGTATCGGCAGATCGAGTTTTTGCTGGGGAATAAGAATGAGCAGATGCTGAAGCCGCATGCGCATCGGGCTGAGATTTTTGCCGAGGTTAAGGCTTCGCTTGAAGCGCCTTCTTTTTATGATGAGGTAGTTCGGCTGCTGGCTCGACGTGGGTTTGCTATTTCACCTTCCAGGTTGGAGCGGGATTGGACTCAGCCTACTATCCATGATGCTTCTGTCGAAGCGGCCTGGCTGGAGGTTTATCGGAATCCTTCGCAGCATTGGGAGTTGTATGAGATGGCTGAGGAGCTCGTCGATCTCGAGGATGCTTTTCGCCAATGGCGGTTCCGGCATGTGACTACTGTTGAGAGGATTATTGGGTTTAAGCAGGGTACGGGCGGGACTAGTGGCGCGCCGTATCTGCGCAAGATGCTGGATGTGGTTTTGTTTCCTGAGCTTTGGCATGTGAGGACTATGTTATAG
- the kynU gene encoding kynureninase, with translation MNHRDEALALDRADPLAPLRDQFALSPDTIYLDGNSLGVPPSAAAQRAQTVIAAEWGEGLIRSWNTAGWFELPRRLGNKLAPLIGAAENEVVVTDTISINLFKLLSAAVRLANARDPKRRVIVSERSNFPTDLYIAQGLIEQLDRGYELRLVDDPSELPAAIGDDTAIAMITHVNYRTGYMHDMAALTKLIQDKGALALWDLAHSAGAVPVDLNGVGADYAVGCTYKYLNGGPGSPAFVWVPQRHQNEFAQPLSGWWGHRAPFKMDPAYQPDDGIGRFLCGTQPMVSMSLVECGLDVFLQTDMQTIRAKSLALTDLFIELVEARCGEFPLKLVTPREHAQRGSHASFEHPHGYEVMQALIARGVIGDYREPHVLRFGFTPLYTRFVDVWDAVETLREVLTQETWRAPEFAARGAVT, from the coding sequence ATGAACCACCGTGACGAAGCACTGGCGCTCGACCGCGCCGACCCGCTCGCCCCACTGCGCGACCAGTTCGCGCTGTCGCCGGACACCATTTACCTCGACGGCAACTCGCTCGGCGTGCCGCCGTCTGCCGCCGCCCAACGCGCGCAGACCGTGATCGCCGCCGAATGGGGCGAAGGCCTGATCCGCAGCTGGAACACCGCCGGCTGGTTCGAATTACCGCGCCGCCTTGGCAACAAGCTCGCACCGCTGATCGGTGCGGCGGAAAACGAAGTGGTCGTCACCGATACGATTTCGATCAATCTGTTCAAGCTTTTATCGGCTGCCGTGCGGTTGGCAAACGCGCGCGATCCCAAGCGCCGCGTGATCGTCTCGGAGCGTTCGAATTTCCCGACCGACCTGTACATCGCGCAAGGGCTGATCGAACAGCTCGACCGCGGATATGAATTGCGTCTCGTCGACGATCCGTCCGAGCTGCCCGCCGCGATCGGCGACGACACCGCCATCGCGATGATTACGCACGTGAACTACCGCACCGGCTACATGCACGACATGGCCGCGCTCACCAAGCTGATTCAGGACAAGGGCGCGCTTGCGCTATGGGACCTCGCCCATTCGGCGGGCGCGGTGCCGGTCGACCTGAATGGTGTCGGTGCGGACTACGCGGTGGGCTGCACGTATAAGTATCTGAACGGCGGCCCGGGTTCGCCGGCGTTCGTGTGGGTGCCGCAGCGTCACCAGAACGAGTTTGCGCAACCGTTGTCCGGCTGGTGGGGGCATCGCGCGCCGTTCAAAATGGACCCGGCGTATCAACCCGATGACGGTATTGGCCGCTTCTTGTGCGGCACGCAGCCGATGGTGTCGATGTCGCTGGTCGAATGCGGGCTCGACGTGTTCCTGCAGACGGATATGCAGACGATCCGCGCGAAGTCGCTCGCGCTGACCGATCTGTTCATCGAACTCGTTGAAGCGCGCTGCGGCGAGTTTCCCTTGAAGCTCGTGACGCCGCGTGAGCACGCGCAACGCGGCTCGCATGCGAGCTTCGAGCATCCGCATGGTTATGAAGTAATGCAGGCGCTGATCGCGCGTGGTGTGATCGGCGACTATCGCGAGCCGCATGTGTTGCGGTTTGGATTTACGCCGCTGTATACGCGCTTTGTCGATGTGTGGGACGCAGTGGAAACGCTGCGCGAGGTGCTGACGCAAGAGACCTGGCGGGCACCTGAATTTGCCGCACGCGGCGCTGTGACCTGA